In the Candidatus Omnitrophota bacterium genome, one interval contains:
- a CDS encoding helix-turn-helix domain-containing protein, translating to MEQSNYSKMFKALSSEQRLKIFMMIYKQCCAPADQQGGSEFKAGGDKLCCAGATKVIKKAFSHACDCMKLSRSTISHHFKELQNAGLITCEREGRTYRCKVNDQAVKAIRDFLK from the coding sequence ATGGAACAATCGAACTATTCAAAGATGTTCAAGGCGCTTTCGAGCGAGCAGCGGCTCAAGATCTTTATGATGATCTATAAGCAGTGCTGCGCCCCGGCGGACCAGCAGGGGGGATCGGAATTTAAGGCAGGAGGGGATAAGTTGTGCTGCGCCGGCGCGACAAAGGTCATAAAGAAGGCCTTTTCGCATGCCTGCGATTGCATGAAGCTGTCGCGGTCAACGATCTCGCATCATTTTAAGGAGCTCCAGAACGCCGGCCTGATAACATGTGAACGCGAAGGCCGGACGTACCGCTGCAAAGTTAACGATCAGGCCGTAAAGGCCATAAGGGATTTCCTGAAGTAA
- the lexA gene encoding transcriptional repressor LexA, whose translation MKPQVELTAKQEKVLKFIRERVGENLPPTIREIAGEMGFASTGTVRDYLEALHKKGYLTRTGGKSRGIALVGSIAAGEPKLAYEDIEGYVEIPRENTFALKVKGESMIEAGIMDGDIAVIRKQKTADNGDIIAALLDNNEVTLKRLKRGAGRFFLEAANSKYPPIHKDFSIIGKLVNIVRKY comes from the coding sequence ATGAAACCCCAAGTGGAATTAACTGCCAAACAAGAGAAGGTCCTGAAATTTATCCGCGAGAGAGTGGGGGAGAACCTGCCTCCAACCATAAGGGAGATAGCAGGGGAGATGGGCTTCGCGTCGACCGGAACAGTAAGGGATTATCTCGAAGCACTTCATAAAAAGGGTTATCTAACCCGGACAGGAGGGAAGTCTAGAGGTATTGCATTAGTCGGCAGTATTGCGGCCGGGGAGCCAAAATTGGCCTATGAAGATATCGAGGGCTATGTCGAGATCCCCCGGGAGAATACCTTTGCCTTGAAAGTCAAAGGCGAAAGTATGATCGAGGCAGGGATCATGGATGGCGACATAGCGGTCATCAGGAAACAGAAGACGGCTGATAACGGCGACATCATCGCCGCGTTGCTGGATAATAACGAAGTTACCTTAAAGAGGTTGAAGCGTGGCGCCGGCAGGTTTTTCCTGGAGGCGGCGAACAGCAAGTATCCTCCGATACATAAAGATTTCAGCATCATAGGAAAGCTCGTAAACATAGTAAGAAAGTATTGA
- a CDS encoding ADP-ribosylglycohydrolase family protein: MSDKMQNDLLRHKAVGAILGAAYGDALGWPNEFINKNLSQNKEAEITLNLTSWTRRSGERYYPFEERINKGSYSDDTQLILAVARSLLSGINWFGQWSEVELPLWTLYARGGGGATKRAADACLDGYLPWIKPSSDELKRYFNAGGNGVAMRVLPHAIFHKDSKSFEEVAESIFLDGIVTHGHPRALLGALAYGYALWRALHAPIDLGYGQIIQEMLDGRDIWLKLPTLNEKYAQWIEIANKHNENDYLRLWRDVGNESISLIERCKAEIDKGALAVDDKLLSDVGAVKSKFTGAGTVSMAVAIYFASRYAIDPLHGIVKPAFAGGTDTDTIASMTGGLLGLIAGDLWLSNIRKDIQDADYLGSVAEALLLKNERKEQNISHIPVRRRTIMELRGYIFKETGGSKIAMPDKRVGTVEVLPDQYSKNDRYRVQLRKISFEDGQSIFLHKITREKFSSFKVQGKDKIIVKSINTNVFLGIKSGIKIPVKSLSGSKAFYRDLIGLHVIQSSQDIVVFEEKVVLVQSKYLSNLTPNMSTCSILYFEVNDLEKYFTKLKTANKKIITMITKDEGTGHPFFRVIDPDGNIIEISQ, encoded by the coding sequence ATGAGTGATAAAATGCAGAATGATCTACTAAGGCATAAAGCAGTCGGTGCTATTTTGGGAGCTGCATATGGTGATGCCCTCGGATGGCCAAATGAATTTATCAACAAGAACTTATCTCAAAATAAAGAAGCTGAAATTACTCTTAATTTGACATCCTGGACTCGCCGATCCGGAGAACGGTATTATCCTTTTGAAGAACGGATAAATAAGGGGAGCTACAGTGATGATACGCAACTTATTCTTGCTGTAGCTCGCTCACTTCTTTCTGGTATTAATTGGTTTGGTCAGTGGTCGGAGGTAGAGTTGCCCTTATGGACGCTTTATGCACGAGGCGGTGGAGGAGCAACGAAACGTGCGGCAGATGCCTGTTTAGATGGATACCTGCCTTGGATCAAGCCATCTTCTGATGAATTAAAACGATACTTTAATGCCGGAGGAAATGGTGTCGCTATGCGTGTTCTACCTCATGCAATTTTTCATAAGGATAGTAAATCTTTTGAAGAAGTGGCTGAAAGTATATTCCTTGACGGTATTGTAACTCACGGACATCCTAGGGCATTGTTGGGAGCTCTTGCTTATGGGTATGCACTCTGGCGGGCATTACATGCTCCAATAGATCTTGGTTATGGACAAATTATTCAAGAGATGTTGGATGGGAGGGATATATGGTTAAAGCTACCAACGTTAAATGAAAAATACGCTCAATGGATAGAAATTGCTAATAAGCATAACGAGAATGATTATCTTCGATTATGGAGAGATGTTGGTAATGAATCGATCAGTCTAATTGAACGCTGTAAAGCTGAAATAGATAAAGGCGCGCTTGCTGTAGATGATAAGTTGCTTTCGGATGTGGGTGCTGTAAAATCAAAATTTACTGGGGCTGGTACTGTTTCTATGGCCGTTGCGATTTATTTTGCTTCACGCTACGCAATTGATCCTTTACATGGGATAGTGAAACCGGCGTTTGCTGGAGGCACAGATACCGATACTATTGCTTCCATGACTGGAGGATTATTAGGTTTAATTGCGGGTGATTTATGGCTTTCGAATATACGCAAAGATATCCAGGATGCAGATTATCTGGGATCTGTAGCAGAAGCACTTTTATTAAAAAACGAAAGAAAAGAACAGAATATTTCTCATATTCCCGTTAGACGTAGAACTATTATGGAGCTAAGGGGGTATATTTTTAAAGAAACAGGAGGCAGTAAAATCGCTATGCCCGATAAACGAGTAGGCACAGTGGAAGTGTTACCAGATCAATATAGCAAAAATGACCGTTATCGGGTTCAATTGCGCAAAATTAGTTTCGAGGATGGTCAAAGTATTTTCTTACATAAAATAACAAGGGAAAAATTTTCTTCCTTCAAAGTCCAGGGAAAAGATAAAATTATAGTTAAGAGTATTAATACGAATGTTTTTTTAGGTATCAAAAGCGGCATAAAAATTCCCGTCAAATCTCTTTCTGGTTCAAAGGCATTTTATAGAGATCTCATAGGATTGCATGTTATCCAAAGTTCTCAGGATATAGTGGTTTTTGAAGAGAAAGTCGTCCTTGTGCAATCGAAATATTTATCAAATTTGACGCCTAATATGTCAACTTGTTCGATACTCTATTTTGAAGTAAATGACTTAGAAAAATACTTTACGAAATTGAAGACGGCAAACAAAAAAATTATCACAATGATTACAAAAGACGAAGGGACGGGACACCCCTTTTTCCGCGTTATTGATCCCGATGGTAACATTATAGAAATTTCGCAGTAG
- a CDS encoding DUF4433 domain-containing protein has protein sequence MSNGFNSIKKECGKKGISRLCHFTSSRNLGFILKGEKGILATRHLEEDERALFIPTDLKRLDGHKNHICCSIEYPNPWFFSSARSKEALFKDWVVLLIKPDYLWEEKTLFCPCNAAASYGNRIKSGITGFLDLFQAEVSGSQGKRYTRTSTHLLCCPTDNQAEVLVLDCIQLSDIFGVIVRDRTQAKNEILRLKMSNIDQIPDIFVSLKMFDKYGLSEAISSGVKPTEKIFRR, from the coding sequence ATGAGTAACGGATTCAATAGCATAAAAAAAGAATGCGGAAAAAAAGGAATATCCCGTCTTTGTCATTTTACGTCGTCTCGTAATTTGGGTTTTATCTTGAAAGGTGAAAAAGGAATATTAGCAACTAGGCACCTTGAAGAAGATGAAAGGGCCTTGTTCATACCAACAGATTTAAAACGTTTAGATGGACATAAAAACCATATTTGTTGTTCAATAGAATACCCGAATCCATGGTTTTTTTCATCAGCTCGCTCGAAGGAGGCTCTTTTCAAGGATTGGGTTGTTTTGCTTATTAAACCAGACTATCTTTGGGAAGAGAAAACGCTGTTTTGCCCTTGCAATGCGGCTGCTAGTTATGGTAATAGGATTAAATCTGGAATAACTGGTTTTCTAGATCTTTTTCAAGCTGAAGTTTCTGGTAGCCAAGGAAAACGGTATACAAGAACTTCTACACATCTTTTGTGTTGTCCAACAGATAATCAGGCGGAAGTATTAGTTCTAGATTGTATTCAATTGTCTGATATTTTTGGCGTAATAGTAAGAGATAGGACTCAGGCGAAGAATGAAATTTTAAGATTGAAGATGTCAAATATAGATCAGATTCCTGATATTTTCGTTTCCTTAAAGATGTTTGATAAATATGGCTTAAGTGAAGCAATTAGTTCCGGTGTAAAACCAACAGAAAAAATATTTCGGAGGTAA
- a CDS encoding AAA family ATPase produces MNKLPDPVGKQIEVLYLPAEGHVVVLGTAGSGKTTLAILRAVYLANPSTEHGGRTLLVTFNKALVTYLKYLCAKELQSVRIENYHTFARGYLNSRGKMRANTILDNREPIVAQAIQNVSRNYRENLFFNRSVQFFSEEIGWISRHGIVKEEQYVDAERIGQLSRLDKKNRPVMFKVYSEYLKIRSAQGKDYDWDDIATHVLREFIQDDSERLYRHVVIDEGQDFSPEMLRSLAAAIPKDGSLTLFGDMAQQIYGQRMTWKSAGLAISKPWKFIQNYRNTREIARLGLAISKMPYFADIPDMVEPSQPQAQGALPTLVRCRNKKEEISVVMSLVNADSKTKNVAILLKNREQESYFKSQLPGTAVRLHRDMKTWITTPGVRYGTYNSAKGLEFDKVIIPFLSEDNLPDSGNVATYGSDAYDGKRLYVAVTRAKKELALIYSGEKTRLLPPDATLYKEVSA; encoded by the coding sequence ATGAATAAGTTGCCTGATCCGGTTGGTAAACAAATAGAGGTACTTTATCTTCCCGCAGAGGGACACGTTGTTGTTCTTGGCACTGCAGGAAGCGGTAAGACTACATTAGCCATCTTGCGAGCGGTTTATCTCGCCAATCCTTCTACTGAACACGGTGGAAGGACATTGCTGGTTACATTCAATAAGGCGTTGGTAACATATTTGAAATATCTATGCGCAAAAGAGCTTCAAAGCGTTAGGATTGAAAACTATCATACTTTTGCTAGAGGATATTTAAATTCACGTGGTAAAATGAGAGCAAATACAATTCTGGATAATCGAGAGCCAATTGTTGCGCAGGCAATTCAAAATGTTAGTCGAAATTATCGGGAAAACTTATTTTTTAACCGATCGGTTCAATTCTTTTCGGAAGAAATCGGATGGATTTCTCGGCACGGTATTGTTAAAGAAGAACAATATGTTGATGCGGAACGTATTGGCCAGTTGAGTCGATTAGACAAAAAGAACCGCCCTGTAATGTTTAAAGTCTATTCAGAATATCTAAAAATAAGAAGTGCCCAAGGGAAAGATTATGACTGGGATGATATAGCTACCCATGTTTTACGAGAATTTATTCAAGATGATTCGGAAAGACTTTATAGACATGTAGTGATCGATGAAGGTCAGGATTTTTCACCTGAAATGTTGCGTAGTCTTGCTGCCGCAATTCCTAAAGATGGTTCCCTCACTTTATTTGGCGACATGGCTCAACAGATTTATGGACAAAGAATGACATGGAAGTCGGCAGGTTTGGCAATTAGTAAGCCTTGGAAATTTATCCAGAATTATCGTAATACGAGGGAGATTGCTCGATTAGGTTTAGCAATTTCAAAGATGCCATATTTTGCTGATATTCCCGACATGGTCGAACCTTCACAACCACAAGCACAGGGAGCTTTACCAACACTAGTCAGGTGTCGAAATAAAAAAGAAGAGATTAGCGTAGTTATGAGTTTAGTAAATGCCGACAGCAAAACGAAAAACGTAGCAATTCTTTTGAAGAATCGAGAGCAAGAAAGTTATTTTAAGTCACAATTACCTGGTACAGCGGTGCGTCTTCACCGAGACATGAAAACTTGGATAACCACTCCGGGGGTTCGTTATGGGACGTACAATTCAGCGAAGGGACTCGAATTTGATAAGGTAATCATTCCATTTTTATCGGAAGACAATTTACCCGATTCTGGTAATGTCGCCACCTATGGCTCAGATGCTTATGATGGTAAACGTTTATATGTGGCAGTTACTCGCGCAAAAAAAGAATTAGCACTAATTTATTCCGGAGAAAAGACACGCCTGTTGCCTCCAGATGCAACGCTTTATAAGGAGGTTTCTGCATGA
- a CDS encoding abortive infection family protein, producing MIRLYQGSGSGEVSFVAEVDDSKWIKCKADAIKLLRARNKRKAADVLAKIPFVLNEGTNVFGDEFSYLSAICDLDLYVKLAKEERTSKAHKYAEIANTITEIGPYIRFIVVELNVNEEEEKMVARPHLTATAEIVKEALADSEQLLRTRPLPSAVDRLHTAFHGYLLEQCRKNNIAHSSEDSITVLFKQLRQLHPRLKGEAIEHEEIDRICKALAIIIDSLNPIRNQHSRAHPNEDIIGDDESLLVINSIRSLFHYLNAKL from the coding sequence ATGATACGACTCTATCAGGGATCAGGATCCGGAGAAGTTTCCTTTGTTGCTGAAGTTGATGATTCTAAATGGATCAAATGTAAGGCTGATGCGATAAAGTTATTACGTGCAAGAAATAAGAGGAAAGCAGCAGATGTTCTTGCAAAGATTCCTTTTGTTCTTAATGAAGGCACGAATGTTTTTGGAGATGAGTTTAGCTATCTTTCGGCTATTTGCGACTTAGATTTATATGTTAAATTAGCAAAAGAAGAAAGGACCTCAAAAGCGCATAAATATGCAGAAATTGCAAATACGATAACAGAAATAGGCCCATATATTCGATTCATTGTAGTTGAATTAAATGTGAATGAAGAAGAGGAAAAGATGGTAGCTAGGCCTCACTTAACTGCTACAGCAGAAATAGTTAAGGAAGCGTTGGCTGATTCCGAGCAATTACTACGAACTCGACCTCTTCCAAGCGCAGTAGATCGGCTTCATACGGCATTTCACGGTTATCTTCTCGAGCAGTGCCGAAAAAATAATATAGCCCATAGTTCCGAAGATTCAATAACAGTTTTATTTAAACAACTTCGCCAATTGCATCCGAGGCTTAAAGGAGAAGCAATAGAGCATGAAGAAATTGACAGAATATGTAAAGCATTAGCTATAATTATTGATTCTTTGAATCCTATTAGGAATCAACATAGTAGAGCTCATCCTAATGAAGATATAATCGGCGACGATGAATCGCTATTAGTGATAAACAGCATACGTTCGCTATTTCATTATTTAAATGCTAAATTGTAA
- a CDS encoding cupin domain-containing protein: protein MDKIIGQAGNLNDLVAYQEGSVVSKEIIKKDIGTVTLFAFDKGQGLSEHTAPFDALVYIFDGEAEIMISGALHRLKAGEIIVMPANKPHALKAIERFKMMLVMVRA, encoded by the coding sequence ATGGATAAAATTATCGGCCAAGCGGGTAATCTAAACGATTTGGTAGCTTATCAGGAAGGCTCGGTCGTAAGCAAGGAGATAATAAAAAAGGACATAGGTACGGTGACCCTTTTTGCCTTTGACAAGGGGCAGGGATTGAGCGAACACACCGCGCCGTTCGATGCCCTGGTTTATATCTTTGACGGCGAAGCAGAGATAATGATCTCCGGCGCGCTGCATCGTTTAAAGGCAGGCGAGATTATCGTAATGCCTGCTAATAAACCCCACGCGCTAAAAGCAATAGAGCGTTTCAAAATGATGCTGGTGATGGTTAGGGCTTGA
- a CDS encoding DUF262 domain-containing protein: MKIELHKIQIRKVIAGYKDSAEEGVVAYSGKLDIRPKYQREFVYKEKQRNAVIETIKNSFPLNVMYWMIREDGGYEMLDGQQRTISIGQYVSGDFSLNDRFFHNLTKEEQDKIFDYELMIYFCEGTDKERLDWFRVINTYGEKVNDQEIRNAVYTGPWLSDAKLKFSKSNCAAYLLANDGGQLLSGSPIRQEYLETALSWINDGKIEDYMAKHQHDQNAEKLWQYFQDVIAWVRKIFTNYRREMSDVRWGELYNEFKGKKLNANKVEVEIKELMQDEDVTKKSGIYPYVLTRNEKFLNIRAFTDKQKREAYERQKGKCVKCKKHFEIEEMEADHIKPWYEGGKTVAGNCQMLCKQDNRTKSDK, from the coding sequence ATGAAAATTGAACTACACAAAATTCAAATTCGTAAAGTGATAGCGGGCTACAAAGATAGCGCAGAAGAAGGCGTTGTCGCTTATAGCGGTAAGCTTGACATCCGGCCAAAATATCAACGCGAGTTTGTATACAAGGAGAAGCAACGTAATGCCGTGATAGAAACAATCAAAAACAGCTTTCCGCTGAATGTGATGTATTGGATGATTAGAGAAGATGGCGGTTATGAAATGTTGGACGGCCAACAACGCACTATTAGCATAGGGCAATATGTTAGTGGAGATTTTTCGTTGAACGACCGCTTTTTTCATAATCTAACGAAAGAGGAGCAGGATAAAATTTTTGATTATGAACTAATGATTTATTTTTGTGAAGGTACGGACAAGGAGCGGTTGGACTGGTTTAGGGTTATTAACACTTACGGCGAAAAAGTGAATGACCAGGAAATCCGTAACGCAGTTTATACCGGGCCGTGGTTGAGCGACGCTAAACTGAAATTTAGCAAATCAAATTGTGCGGCGTATCTGTTGGCAAATGACGGAGGGCAATTATTAAGCGGGTCACCAATACGGCAAGAGTATTTAGAAACCGCGCTTTCATGGATCAACGACGGTAAGATAGAAGATTATATGGCTAAACATCAGCATGATCAAAATGCTGAAAAATTGTGGCAATATTTTCAAGATGTGATTGCATGGGTGCGAAAGATTTTTACAAATTATCGACGAGAGATGAGTGACGTGAGGTGGGGCGAGCTGTATAACGAGTTCAAAGGCAAGAAATTGAACGCTAACAAAGTTGAGGTCGAGATTAAAGAGTTAATGCAGGATGAAGATGTAACAAAAAAATCTGGAATTTATCCGTATGTTTTAACGCGAAATGAAAAATTCTTAAATATTCGTGCATTTACAGATAAACAAAAAAGAGAAGCATACGAAAGGCAAAAAGGTAAATGCGTAAAATGCAAGAAACACTTTGAGATAGAAGAAATGGAAGCCGATCATATAAAACCCTGGTATGAAGGTGGAAAGACTGTTGCAGGGAACTGCCAAATGTTGTGCAAACAAGATAACCGAACCAAATCTGATAAATAG
- a CDS encoding adenine-specific methyltransferase EcoRI family protein yields MGTKFLNKNLHKANLAKKDEFYTQLVDIEKELKHYKEQFRGKVVYCNCDDPFESNFFKYFASNFNSLKLKKLITTSYVKSPIVGEQLLLFEVEGLKPSGKEPFKIEIKEVPDADGNGAINLDDVEYLLKHDKNTATPLRGNGDFRSDECIKLLKQADIVVTNPPFSLFREYVAQLVEYDKKFLIIGNLNSITYKEVFKLVKKNKLWLGYNNGAKTYLVPDNYEQNNIFVGEDGKKYAKMGNTGWYTNLDISKRQESLILYKKYTPEEYPKYDNYNAIEVSKVVEIPKDYYGIIGVPVTFLDKYNPKQFEILGITDRDPDNNYRTKMYTREDSPKYNDLNRRAAIRINNNLKPVYARLLIKSKK; encoded by the coding sequence ATGGGAACAAAATTTTTAAATAAAAACTTACATAAAGCAAATCTAGCCAAGAAAGATGAGTTTTACACCCAACTCGTTGATATTGAAAAAGAACTAAAGCACTACAAAGAACAATTTCGTGGCAAAGTTGTTTACTGTAATTGCGATGATCCATTCGAGAGTAATTTTTTTAAATATTTCGCTTCCAATTTTAACTCACTGAAACTAAAAAAGCTTATTACTACAAGCTATGTTAAATCGCCGATTGTCGGTGAACAGCTATTACTGTTTGAAGTAGAAGGGCTAAAGCCGTCAGGTAAAGAGCCTTTTAAAATCGAAATAAAAGAAGTGCCGGATGCCGACGGCAATGGCGCGATAAACCTTGACGACGTGGAGTATTTACTAAAGCATGACAAAAACACCGCAACCCCTCTGCGCGGTAACGGTGATTTCCGTAGTGATGAGTGCATCAAACTACTCAAGCAAGCCGATATTGTCGTAACCAATCCACCTTTTTCTTTGTTTCGCGAATATGTCGCTCAGCTTGTGGAATATGATAAAAAGTTTTTGATTATTGGTAACTTGAACTCAATTACTTATAAGGAAGTTTTTAAGTTAGTTAAGAAAAATAAATTGTGGCTCGGTTATAACAATGGTGCAAAAACTTATCTAGTGCCAGATAATTATGAGCAAAATAACATTTTTGTCGGCGAGGATGGGAAAAAATATGCTAAAATGGGCAATACTGGGTGGTATACAAATCTTGATATCAGCAAACGCCAGGAATCGTTGATTCTTTACAAAAAGTATACTCCGGAAGAATACCCAAAGTATGATAACTACAATGCTATTGAGGTATCAAAAGTCGTAGAAATTCCAAAGGATTATTATGGGATAATAGGTGTGCCCGTAACTTTTCTAGATAAATATAATCCTAAGCAATTCGAAATTTTAGGAATTACGGATAGAGATCCAGACAACAATTACCGAACCAAAATGTATACTCGGGAAGATTCACCAAAATATAATGATTTAAACAGACGTGCTGCGATAAGGATAAATAACAACCTTAAACCAGTCTATGCGCGCCTCTTAATTAAAAGTAAAAAATAA
- a CDS encoding pyrimidine dimer DNA glycosylase/endonuclease V produces the protein MRIWDIAPGKLCRNHLLGEHRELHAIWSVLTRKKKGYSRHPETLRWKGRLKALYSRHKKLIAEFKRRGYKHYSPLDARLAIGKGRQTRFVNSVREQVKILRRKSCGCKI, from the coding sequence ATGAGGATCTGGGATATAGCGCCCGGAAAGTTATGCCGCAACCATCTGCTGGGTGAGCACAGGGAACTTCACGCCATCTGGTCTGTCCTGACACGCAAAAAGAAAGGGTATTCCCGCCATCCGGAGACCTTAAGGTGGAAGGGCAGGTTAAAGGCGCTGTATTCAAGGCACAAGAAGCTCATAGCGGAGTTTAAAAGGCGGGGTTACAAGCATTACAGCCCTCTCGATGCGAGGCTGGCGATAGGGAAGGGGAGGCAGACGCGATTCGTTAATTCGGTTAGGGAGCAAGTTAAAATTTTGAGAAGGAAAAGCTGCGGCTGTAAGATTTAA